One genomic segment of Dissulfurirhabdus thermomarina includes these proteins:
- a CDS encoding glucose-1-phosphate adenylyltransferase family protein — protein MAVRGVLAMVLAGGRVDELGVLTHRRPKSTVPFGGLYRVIDFPLSNIMHSGIERVGVLGQYRSASLISHIGDGASWDLAGRRRGIALLPPFQGLHAWDWYRGTANAVHQNLDFIAAHDPDLVLVLSGDHVYRMDYGELVAFHREAGADMTAAFVEVPPGEASRFGLGRIGGSDPRGGPLEAYREKPARPISNWASMTIYLFRREVLEAVLDENAKASSHEFGRDILPGMIGRYRVFGYRHAGYWGYLRTLEEYWRANMALLGPEPAPPLEDWEVRTNLQHERIAERGPAFLGPGAEVASAVLHNGVRVEGRVEGSVLFPGVHVEKGAIVRDSILFFDVRVGEGARLERVIADKAAVFGPGSVAGRTGGALTVVGARARIPKGCRVGAGCEVHPQAAEQDFPGPEVADAAVVASSGQARHGAG, from the coding sequence ATGGCCGTGCGGGGCGTGCTCGCCATGGTGCTGGCCGGGGGACGGGTGGACGAGCTGGGCGTCCTCACCCACCGGCGGCCGAAGTCCACCGTCCCCTTCGGGGGGCTCTACCGGGTGATCGACTTCCCCCTGAGCAACATCATGCACTCGGGGATCGAGCGGGTGGGAGTCCTGGGCCAGTACCGGTCCGCCTCCCTCATCTCGCACATCGGCGACGGCGCCTCCTGGGACCTCGCGGGCCGGCGCCGGGGCATCGCGCTTCTTCCGCCCTTCCAGGGGCTTCACGCCTGGGACTGGTACCGGGGGACGGCCAACGCCGTGCACCAGAACCTCGACTTCATCGCCGCCCACGACCCGGACCTGGTGCTGGTGCTCTCCGGTGACCACGTCTACCGGATGGACTACGGCGAACTCGTCGCCTTCCACAGGGAGGCGGGCGCCGACATGACCGCGGCCTTCGTGGAGGTGCCGCCCGGAGAGGCCTCCCGATTCGGGCTCGGCCGGATCGGCGGGTCGGACCCCCGGGGCGGGCCCCTCGAGGCCTACCGGGAGAAGCCGGCCCGTCCCATCTCCAACTGGGCCTCCATGACGATCTACCTCTTCCGCCGGGAGGTCCTGGAGGCCGTGCTCGACGAGAACGCGAAGGCCTCCTCCCACGAGTTCGGACGGGACATCCTGCCGGGCATGATCGGCCGGTACCGGGTCTTCGGCTACCGGCATGCCGGGTACTGGGGCTACCTGCGGACCCTCGAGGAGTACTGGCGGGCCAACATGGCGCTCCTCGGCCCGGAACCGGCGCCTCCCCTGGAGGACTGGGAGGTCCGCACCAACCTCCAGCACGAACGGATCGCCGAACGCGGGCCGGCCTTCCTCGGCCCGGGGGCCGAGGTCGCCTCCGCCGTGCTCCACAACGGGGTCCGGGTGGAGGGGCGGGTGGAAGGTTCCGTGCTTTTCCCGGGGGTCCACGTGGAGAAGGGAGCCATCGTTCGGGACTCCATCCTCTTCTTCGACGTGCGGGTGGGGGAGGGCGCCCGCCTCGAAAGGGTCATCGCGGACAAGGCGGCCGTCTTCGGGCCGGGGTCCGTGGCGGGTCGCACCGGCGGAGCACTCACCGTGGTGGGCGCGAGGGCGAGGATCCCGAAGGGCTGCCGCGTGGGGGCGGGGTGCGAGGTGCATCCCCAGGCCGCCGAGCAGGACTTCCCCGGCCCGGAGGTTGCCGATGCCGCCGTGGTGGCCTCGTCCGGCCAGGCGCGGCACGGGGCCGGGTGA
- a CDS encoding DHH family phosphoesterase: MGTVKNTKARNGKVVHPALDPSVSAAGSAKASRRLSNRERLKAFLDLFKREDRVLVLIVADPDALASALAVRRLLARRVEEVTIAHPNEIKRVNNLAMVELLKIPIQRLRTFKKDDYTKFVLVDSQPSHHPDLERISYDAVIDHHPLTKGWDAPFVDIREDYGAVSTQMTEYLRAAGIKPSVALATALFYGIKTDTHNFAKKASYGDVLSFQYLFKRINQNLLRKIETSDIRRSELKFFRAAFEQMIISKKRIYTHVGKVANPDILVVVADFFTHIHDIGWVIVSGFYGERLVVIFRCDGYKKNAGRLAVKSFGKVGSAGGHRQSARAEVPLQNLDPALVENFSSQVLQRLTVKHISS; the protein is encoded by the coding sequence ATGGGAACGGTGAAGAACACCAAGGCCCGCAATGGAAAGGTGGTCCACCCGGCACTGGACCCCAGTGTCTCCGCCGCCGGTTCCGCCAAGGCCAGCCGCCGGCTCTCCAACCGGGAGCGGCTCAAGGCCTTCCTCGACCTCTTCAAGCGGGAGGACCGCGTACTGGTCCTCATCGTGGCCGATCCCGACGCCCTGGCCAGCGCCCTGGCCGTGCGCCGCCTGTTGGCCCGGCGGGTCGAGGAGGTGACCATCGCCCATCCCAACGAGATCAAGCGGGTGAACAACCTCGCCATGGTGGAGCTGCTCAAGATCCCCATCCAGCGGCTGCGGACCTTCAAGAAGGACGATTATACCAAGTTCGTCCTGGTGGATTCCCAGCCGTCCCACCACCCGGACCTCGAGCGGATCTCCTACGACGCCGTGATCGACCACCACCCGCTCACCAAGGGCTGGGACGCCCCCTTCGTGGACATCCGGGAGGACTACGGGGCGGTCTCCACCCAGATGACGGAGTATCTCCGCGCGGCGGGGATCAAGCCCTCGGTGGCGCTCGCCACGGCCCTTTTCTACGGCATCAAGACCGACACCCACAACTTCGCCAAGAAGGCCTCCTACGGGGACGTCCTGAGCTTCCAGTACCTCTTCAAGCGCATCAACCAGAACCTCCTCCGCAAGATCGAGACCTCCGACATCCGGCGCTCCGAGCTGAAGTTCTTCCGGGCCGCCTTCGAGCAGATGATCATCAGCAAGAAGCGCATCTACACCCACGTGGGGAAGGTGGCCAACCCCGACATCCTGGTGGTGGTGGCCGACTTCTTCACCCACATCCACGACATCGGCTGGGTCATCGTCTCCGGCTTCTACGGGGAGCGCCTGGTGGTCATCTTCCGCTGCGACGGCTACAAGAAGAACGCGGGGCGCCTGGCGGTGAAGTCCTTCGGCAAGGTGGGCTCCGCCGGCGGACACCGCCAGAGCGCCCGGGCCGAGGTCCCGCTCCAGAACCTGGACCCCGCACTGGTGGAGAACTTTTCGTCCCAGGTCCTCCAGCGCCTCACGGTCAAGCACATCTCCTCGTGA
- the polX gene encoding DNA polymerase/3'-5' exonuclease PolX: MDSRDIAKTFRDMARLLEVEGANPFRVRAYQRAADALEELGPDLPRVVEAGGLTEIPGIGRDLAAKVREALETGRIREYDELARRVPAGLLQVLAVPGVGPRKARLFFDRLGVASLEALEAAAREGRLRELPGVGARTEERILKGIALVRAGMARRPIGTVMPVARALAGALRAVPGVHRVTVAGSLRRCRETVKDVDLLAEAEAPEAVSAALARLPGVAEVLLSGPTRTSIRLEDGLQVDLRFVPRASYGAALCYFTGSQAHNVRLRELAVRKGLKVNEYGVSRAGVTLGGEREEDVYAALGLDWIPPELREDRGEIEAAQAHRLPRLVTPADIRGDGHVHSRYSDGAATLEEIRAAAAARGLEWVIVCDHSRSLRIAGGLSEERLREKTAEIRRLNRSRSPGDPVLFCGVEVEILPDGGLDYPDPVLDEVDWVLAAVHTGFGQDRARVTDRMIAAVSHPRVHCLAHPSGRLLGERDPMPYDAPAVFEAAARHGTALEINASWRRLDLDDLQARAAAAAGCRLMLGTDAHALEQMDQMEWGVGIARRAWLGPDQCLNTLSAEALEAWAARKGKGA; encoded by the coding sequence ATGGATAGCCGAGACATCGCCAAGACCTTCCGGGACATGGCCCGGCTCCTCGAGGTGGAGGGCGCCAACCCCTTCCGCGTCCGGGCCTACCAGCGGGCCGCGGACGCCCTGGAGGAACTGGGCCCCGACCTTCCCCGGGTGGTCGAGGCGGGCGGCCTCACCGAGATCCCCGGCATCGGGCGGGACCTGGCCGCCAAGGTCCGGGAGGCGCTCGAGACGGGGCGGATCCGGGAATACGACGAGCTCGCCCGGCGGGTGCCCGCAGGACTTCTCCAGGTGCTGGCCGTCCCGGGGGTCGGCCCCAGGAAGGCGCGGCTCTTCTTCGATCGCCTGGGGGTGGCCTCCCTCGAGGCCCTGGAGGCGGCCGCCCGGGAGGGGCGGCTCCGGGAGCTGCCGGGGGTGGGGGCGCGGACCGAGGAGCGGATCCTGAAGGGGATCGCCCTGGTCCGGGCCGGCATGGCACGGCGGCCCATCGGCACGGTCATGCCCGTGGCCCGGGCCCTGGCCGGCGCCCTCCGGGCCGTTCCGGGGGTGCACCGGGTGACCGTCGCCGGAAGCCTCCGCCGCTGCCGCGAGACGGTGAAGGACGTCGACCTCCTGGCCGAGGCGGAGGCGCCCGAGGCGGTCTCGGCGGCCCTGGCGAGGTTGCCCGGGGTCGCGGAGGTGCTGCTCTCCGGCCCCACCCGGACCAGCATCCGCCTGGAGGACGGGCTCCAGGTGGACCTCCGCTTCGTCCCGCGGGCGTCCTACGGCGCGGCCCTCTGCTATTTCACCGGGTCCCAGGCCCACAACGTCCGCCTGCGGGAGCTGGCGGTCCGAAAGGGGCTCAAGGTCAACGAGTACGGGGTGAGCCGGGCGGGGGTCACGCTGGGAGGCGAGCGGGAGGAGGATGTCTACGCCGCCCTGGGGCTCGACTGGATCCCTCCCGAACTCCGGGAGGACCGGGGGGAGATCGAGGCGGCCCAGGCGCACCGGCTTCCAAGGCTGGTGACGCCGGCCGACATCCGGGGCGACGGGCACGTCCACTCCCGCTACAGCGACGGGGCCGCCACCCTCGAGGAGATCCGGGCGGCGGCCGCGGCCCGGGGGCTCGAGTGGGTGATCGTCTGCGACCACTCCCGGTCCCTCCGGATCGCCGGCGGACTCAGCGAGGAGCGGCTCCGGGAGAAGACCGCCGAGATCCGCCGCCTCAACCGGTCACGGTCCCCCGGCGACCCGGTGCTCTTCTGCGGGGTGGAGGTGGAGATCCTGCCGGACGGGGGCCTGGACTACCCCGACCCCGTCCTGGACGAGGTGGACTGGGTCCTGGCCGCGGTGCACACCGGATTCGGGCAGGACCGGGCCAGGGTCACGGACCGCATGATCGCCGCCGTGTCCCATCCCCGGGTCCACTGCCTGGCTCACCCGAGCGGCCGGCTCCTCGGGGAACGGGATCCCATGCCCTATGACGCCCCGGCGGTCTTCGAGGCGGCGGCACGCCACGGAACGGCCCTCGAGATCAACGCCTCCTGGCGCCGGCTCGACCTCGACGACCTCCAGGCCCGGGCGGCGGCCGCCGCCGGCTGCCGCCTCATGCTGGGAACCGACGCCCATGCCCTGGAGCAGATGGACCAGATGGAGTGGGGGGTGGGGATCGCGCGGCGGGCCTGGCTGGGGCCCGACCAATGCCTCAACACCCTTTCGGCCGAGGCCCTCGAGGCCTGGGCCGCCCGGAAGGGGAAGGGCGCCTGA
- a CDS encoding NIL domain-containing protein, with protein MYTRMLVLRFPREITDQPLVCNLSRDYDLCFNILKATVLPGQDGLMVIEISGHKKNVSQGLKYLRSRGVNVKSVAQQIRRRTETCIQCGACTGICPTHALFLDPATMEVGFDPKRCSGCELCVSVCPVRAMEIRLDKESVLA; from the coding sequence ATGTACACGCGGATGCTGGTGCTTCGCTTCCCCAGGGAGATCACGGACCAGCCCCTGGTCTGCAACCTGAGCCGGGACTACGATCTCTGTTTCAACATCCTCAAGGCCACCGTCCTGCCCGGCCAGGACGGCCTCATGGTCATCGAGATCTCCGGCCACAAGAAGAACGTCAGCCAGGGCCTCAAGTACCTCCGCTCCCGCGGGGTGAACGTGAAGTCCGTGGCCCAGCAGATCCGGCGCCGCACCGAGACCTGCATCCAGTGCGGGGCCTGCACGGGCATCTGCCCCACCCATGCCCTCTTTCTCGACCCGGCCACCATGGAGGTCGGCTTCGATCCCAAGCGGTGCTCAGGGTGCGAGCTCTGCGTGAGCGTCTGCCCCGTCCGCGCCATGGAGATCCGCCTGGACAAGGAGTCCGTCCTGGCCTGA
- the mnmA gene encoding tRNA 2-thiouridine(34) synthase MnmA, translated as MPEPESVLVALSGGVDSAVAAWRLLEAGRRVEGFHLRLADTPAARASREAARAVAARLGIPLHESDLTERFAREVIDPFVAAYRSGRTPNPCVLCNPRIKVAAGLEAADRLGLGAFATGHYARVERREGVSRLLEGRDRAKDQSYFLHAVAPGALPRLCLPLGDLAKTEVRALARRAGLARYTAPESQEICFLRGDYRDFLRERVPDIARPGPVVDVRGRVLGRHDGLYRFTVGQRRGIGLPDATPYYVVRLEPAAHRLVVGKAEDLLCRELTARGVNWLAPPRPGAPARVRIRSRHGGLPARLHPEAGGRVRVRFLAPARAVTPGQFAVFYEDDMVLGGGEICG; from the coding sequence GTGCCCGAACCCGAGAGCGTCCTCGTCGCCCTGAGCGGCGGGGTGGACAGCGCGGTGGCCGCCTGGCGGCTCCTCGAGGCCGGCCGACGGGTGGAGGGGTTCCACCTCCGGCTCGCGGACACGCCCGCCGCCCGGGCGTCGCGCGAAGCGGCCCGGGCCGTGGCGGCCCGCCTCGGCATCCCCCTCCACGAAAGCGACCTCACCGAGCGCTTCGCCCGCGAGGTGATCGATCCCTTCGTGGCGGCCTACCGCTCCGGCCGCACCCCGAACCCCTGCGTGCTGTGCAACCCGAGGATCAAGGTGGCCGCGGGCCTCGAGGCCGCGGACCGGCTGGGCCTCGGCGCCTTCGCCACCGGGCACTACGCCCGGGTCGAACGCCGCGAAGGCGTCTCCCGGCTCCTCGAGGGCCGGGACCGGGCCAAGGACCAGTCCTACTTCCTCCACGCCGTCGCCCCGGGCGCCCTCCCGCGCCTGTGCCTTCCCCTCGGCGACCTCGCCAAGACCGAGGTCCGGGCCCTCGCCCGCCGGGCCGGCCTCGCCCGTTACACCGCCCCCGAGAGCCAGGAGATCTGCTTCCTCCGGGGCGACTACCGGGACTTCCTCCGGGAACGGGTCCCGGACATCGCCCGCCCCGGCCCCGTGGTGGACGTGCGGGGCCGGGTGCTCGGGCGCCACGACGGCCTCTACCGCTTCACCGTGGGCCAGCGGCGGGGGATCGGCCTCCCGGACGCCACCCCCTACTACGTGGTCCGCCTGGAGCCGGCGGCGCACCGACTGGTGGTGGGAAAGGCCGAGGACCTCCTGTGCCGGGAGCTCACGGCCCGGGGCGTGAACTGGCTCGCACCGCCCCGGCCCGGGGCCCCGGCCCGGGTCCGGATCCGCTCCCGGCACGGGGGGCTGCCCGCGCGGCTCCACCCGGAGGCGGGGGGGCGCGTCCGGGTCCGGTTCCTCGCTCCGGCGCGGGCTGTCACGCCCGGCCAGTTTGCGGTATTTTACGAGGACGACATGGTGCTCGGCGGCGGTGAAATATGCGGGTAG
- the mtaB gene encoding tRNA (N(6)-L-threonylcarbamoyladenosine(37)-C(2))-methylthiotransferase MtaB, giving the protein MRVAIFTLGCKVNQYESAAIAEAFEDRGALVVPFREAADLYVVNTCAVTARAAAQGRQALRAARRRNPAARVVATGCQVQVDAQRILDEVPGAICLVGNDFKAQLAELASASEDCLEFYVGEIGRIREIPRRLLRRPPARTRAFVRVQDGCDAFCSYCIVPFARGHSRSLPPELVHRQVESFARAGVREVVLTGIHLGAYGQDLSPRRVLLDLLRELAPAFPEVLFRLSSLEPLEITDTLVHWAAGTPNLAPHWHVPLQSGSARILARMNRRYTPGEYAERLHRLREAMPRAAIGADVLVGFPGEEDADFLETLSFLEGLPVTYVHAFPYSARPGTLAAALPGQVPSAVKKARVRAVRALGETKRTAFHEAQVGRTTSCLVEDVDPATGLWRGTTPNYVRVHLSGLAAGTDHGGRRLRVRITGQSGGRVFAEAVS; this is encoded by the coding sequence ATGCGGGTAGCGATCTTCACCCTAGGTTGCAAGGTGAACCAGTACGAGTCCGCCGCCATCGCGGAGGCCTTCGAAGACCGGGGTGCCCTCGTGGTCCCCTTCCGGGAGGCCGCCGATCTCTACGTGGTCAACACCTGCGCGGTCACGGCCAGGGCCGCCGCCCAGGGACGCCAGGCCCTTCGAGCGGCCCGGCGCCGGAACCCCGCGGCCCGGGTGGTGGCCACGGGCTGCCAGGTCCAGGTGGACGCCCAGCGGATCCTCGACGAGGTCCCGGGGGCCATCTGCCTCGTGGGCAACGACTTCAAGGCCCAGCTCGCCGAGCTGGCCTCGGCCTCCGAGGACTGCCTCGAGTTCTACGTGGGGGAGATCGGCCGGATCCGCGAGATTCCCCGGCGCCTCCTCCGGCGCCCGCCCGCGCGGACCCGGGCCTTCGTCCGCGTCCAGGACGGTTGCGACGCCTTCTGCTCCTACTGCATCGTCCCCTTCGCCCGCGGACACAGCCGGAGTCTCCCGCCGGAACTGGTCCACCGCCAGGTGGAGAGCTTCGCCCGGGCCGGGGTACGGGAGGTGGTCCTCACCGGCATCCACCTGGGGGCCTACGGCCAGGACCTCTCCCCCCGCCGGGTCCTCCTGGATCTCCTCCGGGAGCTGGCGCCGGCCTTCCCGGAGGTCCTCTTCCGCCTGAGCAGCCTGGAACCCCTGGAGATCACCGACACCCTGGTCCACTGGGCCGCCGGGACCCCGAACCTGGCCCCCCACTGGCACGTCCCGCTCCAGAGCGGCAGCGCCCGGATCCTGGCTCGGATGAACCGGCGCTACACCCCCGGGGAATACGCCGAGCGCCTCCACCGCCTCCGGGAGGCCATGCCCCGGGCGGCCATCGGCGCCGACGTCCTGGTGGGGTTCCCCGGCGAAGAGGACGCCGACTTTCTGGAGACCCTCTCCTTCCTCGAGGGGCTGCCCGTCACCTACGTGCACGCCTTCCCCTACTCGGCCCGCCCGGGCACCCTGGCGGCCGCTCTGCCGGGGCAGGTCCCGTCGGCGGTCAAGAAGGCCCGGGTCCGGGCGGTCCGGGCCCTGGGCGAGACGAAGCGGACCGCCTTCCACGAGGCCCAGGTGGGCCGCACCACCTCCTGCCTGGTGGAGGACGTGGACCCCGCCACGGGCCTCTGGCGCGGGACGACACCCAACTACGTCCGGGTGCACCTTTCCGGGCTCGCCGCCGGCACGGACCACGGCGGGCGCCGTCTCCGGGTACGCATCACCGGTCAGTCCGGCGGGCGGGTCTTCGCCGAGGCCGTCTCCTGA
- the tsaD gene encoding tRNA (adenosine(37)-N6)-threonylcarbamoyltransferase complex transferase subunit TsaD, with the protein MAPPPEHLILALESSCDETAAAVLLEGRRLLASVVASQVEVHRPYGGIVPELASRRHLEALVPVVSETLRGAGVDIGDITGLAVTQGPGLIGSLVVTLSFAKALARARRLPLVGVNHVQGHLAAVHLGDPRPGWPHVGLVVSGGHTSLYLVRGPASAELLGHTRDDAAGEAFDKVAKLLGLGYPGGPEIAKRAEGGDPAAFDFPRARLPESPFDFSFSGLKTAVRTRVEGLRDRAAAVADVCASFQEAVVDVLVEKTLAAARRHGVKNLVVCGGVAANRRLRAAFRERAAPEGFTVFFPPEALCTDNAAMIAMAGYHRFREGPAPEADIDAFSRLPR; encoded by the coding sequence ATGGCCCCTCCCCCGGAACACCTCATTCTCGCCCTCGAAAGCTCCTGTGACGAGACCGCCGCCGCGGTCCTCCTCGAGGGCCGGCGGCTGCTCGCCTCCGTGGTGGCCTCCCAGGTGGAGGTCCACCGGCCCTACGGCGGGATCGTCCCGGAGCTCGCCTCGCGGCGTCACCTCGAGGCCCTGGTCCCGGTGGTCTCGGAGACCCTCCGGGGCGCCGGGGTGGACATCGGCGACATCACGGGCCTCGCGGTCACCCAGGGCCCCGGCCTCATCGGCTCCCTGGTGGTGACCCTCTCCTTCGCCAAGGCCCTCGCCCGTGCCCGGCGCCTGCCCCTCGTGGGCGTCAACCACGTCCAGGGCCACCTGGCCGCCGTCCACCTCGGGGATCCCCGGCCCGGATGGCCCCACGTGGGCCTCGTGGTCTCGGGGGGCCACACCAGCCTCTACCTGGTCCGGGGCCCGGCCTCGGCGGAGCTGCTGGGCCACACCCGGGACGACGCCGCCGGCGAGGCCTTCGACAAGGTGGCCAAGCTCCTCGGGCTCGGCTATCCCGGCGGCCCCGAGATCGCGAAACGGGCCGAGGGGGGCGACCCGGCCGCCTTCGACTTCCCCCGGGCGCGCCTCCCCGAAAGCCCCTTCGACTTCAGCTTCAGCGGCCTGAAGACGGCGGTCCGGACCCGGGTGGAGGGCCTCCGGGACCGGGCGGCCGCCGTGGCCGACGTCTGCGCCTCCTTCCAGGAGGCCGTGGTGGACGTCCTGGTGGAGAAGACCCTGGCCGCCGCCCGTCGCCACGGTGTGAAAAATCTGGTAGTCTGCGGGGGCGTGGCCGCCAACCGGAGGCTCCGGGCGGCCTTCCGCGAGCGGGCCGCCCCGGAGGGGTTCACCGTCTTCTTCCCGCCGGAGGCCCTGTGTACAGACAACGCCGCCATGATCGCCATGGCCGGATACCACCGGTTCCGGGAGGGCCCGGCGCCGGAGGCCGACATCGACGCCTTCTCTCGGTTGCCTCGGTGA
- a CDS encoding DUF2062 domain-containing protein codes for MDHPDDTPPKPTPPPTRLAPTRFLRYYWLRLLRLQGDPCFLARGVAVGIAVALTPTIPFHTVLIVVLCGLLGGNLIAAVIASWLVSNPVTIPFQYLAAWKIGAVLTGARFDASEARLLAAAVESADVVTAASAFFHAGGTLIRCMMVGGVAMALPGGAVGYAGFLWVYRAYRRHRNRRVSGAGPPSLPPGRRG; via the coding sequence ATGGATCACCCGGACGACACCCCGCCGAAGCCAACGCCGCCTCCCACCCGGCTGGCACCGACCCGATTCCTCCGTTACTACTGGCTCCGCCTGCTCCGGCTCCAGGGCGACCCGTGTTTCCTGGCCCGGGGGGTCGCCGTGGGCATCGCCGTGGCCCTCACCCCCACCATCCCCTTCCACACCGTGCTGATCGTGGTGCTCTGCGGCCTCCTGGGCGGCAACCTCATCGCCGCGGTCATCGCCAGCTGGCTGGTGAGCAACCCGGTGACCATCCCCTTCCAGTACCTGGCCGCCTGGAAGATCGGCGCCGTGCTCACCGGGGCCCGGTTCGACGCCTCGGAGGCCCGGCTCCTGGCGGCGGCCGTGGAATCCGCCGACGTCGTGACCGCCGCCTCGGCCTTCTTCCACGCCGGCGGCACCCTGATCCGCTGCATGATGGTCGGGGGCGTGGCCATGGCGCTGCCGGGCGGTGCGGTGGGCTACGCGGGCTTCCTCTGGGTCTACCGGGCCTACCGGAGGCACCGGAACCGGCGGGTCTCCGGCGCCGGGCCGCCCTCCCTCCCGCCCGGCCGCCGCGGATGA
- the rsmA gene encoding 16S rRNA (adenine(1518)-N(6)/adenine(1519)-N(6))-dimethyltransferase RsmA, with the protein MTSPRPPLPRRALGQNFLVHGHTVRAIVERSGLRPGETVVEIGVGLGALTRELARVAGRVVGIEVDRRLVEWLAAEGDLPANVEVRHADILEADLPGLAEELGGPLRLFGNLPYNISTQVLFRLWESRRVVRRATLMFQKEVADRLLAAPGGKDYGILTVLLGLSCRLARLMELPPEAFRPRPKVRSTVLDIDFRDPPFQVRHPDRLRRLVRAAFQKRRKTLRNALAGIDGIPGDRLERCLAACGLDPGQRPETVPPEGYLCLCEAMAAL; encoded by the coding sequence ATGACTTCCCCCCGTCCGCCGCTTCCGCGCCGCGCCCTGGGCCAGAACTTCCTGGTCCACGGCCACACCGTCCGGGCCATCGTGGAGCGCTCCGGGCTCCGGCCCGGGGAGACCGTGGTGGAGATCGGGGTGGGCCTCGGGGCGCTGACCCGGGAACTGGCCCGGGTGGCCGGGCGTGTCGTGGGAATCGAGGTGGACCGCCGGCTCGTGGAGTGGCTCGCGGCCGAGGGCGATCTTCCCGCCAACGTGGAGGTCCGCCACGCCGACATCCTCGAGGCGGACCTCCCCGGCCTGGCCGAAGAACTCGGCGGGCCCCTCCGCCTCTTCGGCAACCTCCCCTACAACATCTCCACACAGGTGCTGTTCCGGCTCTGGGAATCGCGCCGGGTGGTCCGGCGGGCCACCCTCATGTTCCAGAAGGAGGTGGCCGACCGCCTCCTCGCCGCCCCGGGAGGCAAGGACTACGGCATCCTCACCGTGCTGCTCGGTCTCTCCTGCCGCCTCGCCCGGCTCATGGAACTGCCGCCGGAGGCCTTCCGGCCCCGCCCGAAGGTCCGCTCCACGGTCCTGGACATCGACTTCCGGGATCCGCCCTTCCAGGTCCGCCACCCCGACCGCCTCCGGCGTCTCGTCCGGGCGGCCTTCCAGAAGCGGCGAAAGACCCTCCGGAACGCCCTCGCCGGCATCGACGGGATCCCGGGGGACAGGCTCGAGCGCTGCCTCGCCGCCTGCGGCCTCGACCCGGGCCAGCGCCCGGAAACGGTGCCGCCGGAGGGGTACCTGTGCCTCTGCGAGGCCATGGCGGCCCTGTGA